In the Colletotrichum higginsianum IMI 349063 chromosome 7 map unlocalized unitig_7, whole genome shotgun sequence genome, one interval contains:
- a CDS encoding Dolichyl-phosphate-mannose-protein mannosyltransferase yields the protein MAATKAVRSQSPKLEKPANGANGVNGKAPVKLESSYKSDGVEDNDIFLLPVSDYQIMLGLTFLAAIVRLFRIYQPTSVVFDEVHFGGFASKYIKGKFFMDVHPPLAKMLIALTGWLAGFNGDFDFKEIGKDYLEPGVPYVAMRMFPAVCGILLAPLMFLTLKATGCRTTTALMGSGLIIFENGLLTQARLILLDSPLMVATAFTALSFQSFTNQHEQGPEKAFQLSWWFWLLMTGLGLGTTVSIKWVGLFTIAWVGSLTLIQLWVLLGDTRNVTPRVWAKHFMARAFALVIIPLGFYMAMFAIHFLCLVNPGDGDGFMSSEFQSTLNSKGMQDVAADVAFGSRVSIRHVNTQGGYLHSHPLMYPTGSKQQQITLYPHKDENNLWLLENQTQPLGINGEQINGTQAWNNLPEPVFIKDGDVVRLYHMPTFRRLHSHDVRPPVTEADWQNEVSAYGYEGFEGDANDLFKIEIVKKKSLSSVSKERLRTIETKFRLVHIMTGCVLFSHKVKLPEWASEQQEVTCARGGTLPNSLWYVEYNEHPQLTGDNVEKVNYRNPGFFGKFWELQKVMWKTNAGLVESHAWDSRPSAWPILKRGINFWGRDNRQIYLLGNPIVWWSSTLAVVVYVLFKGIATLRWQRNCNDYSNTTFKRFDYEIGTAVLGWAFHYFPFYLMDRQLFLHHYFPALYFAVMAFCSTFDFATARISLGGIRNNPIVNRVSAVAFLVLTAVVFVLFSPLAYGNPWTKAECNRVKVLSSWDFDCNTFHDNYSQYTPLLTHKSSVSGATPTPAKSEAPAAPIGGQAGQIPIGDALNEQPKEAAISGVPIQNVLSREEKVEYRDQDGNLLDEEQVKALEGKVEFKTKYETRTRVVDASGNEVQIPEGGWPQEQGGNVAPPHPDVQGVDPETKAKAEDSAVPKVAESVQGQKEAEQKKAKPASDGGKEATAQEEL from the exons GCGTCAATGGCAAGGCCCCCGTCAAGCTTGAGTCGAGCTACAAATCCGACGGTGTGGAGGACAACGATATTTTTCTCCTGCCCGTCTCCGACTATCAGATCATGCTGGGCTTGACCTttctcgccgccatcgttcGCCTTTTCCGCATCTATCAGCCCACCAGCGTCGTCTTTGACGAAGTTCA TTTCGGTGGCTTCGCTTCGAAATACATCAAGGGGAAATTCTTCATGGATGTTCACCCGCCCTTGGCCAAGATGCTGATTGCGCTGACcggttggctggctgggtTTAACGGCGACTTCGACTTCAAGGAGATTGGCAAGGACTACCTCGAGCCCGGTGTCCCTTACGTTGCTATGCGCATGTTCCCTGCTGTCTGTGGCATCCTCCTGGCCCCTCTCATGTTCCTCACTCTGAAGGCCACTGGATGTCGCACCACAACAGCTCTGATGGGCTCTGGTCTGATCATTTTCG AGAACGGTCTCCTTACGCAGGCCCGTCTTATTCTCCTCGACTCCCCGCTCATGGTTGCGACCGCCTTCACTGCTCTCTCATTTCAGTCCTTCACCAACCAGCACGAGCAAGGCCCCGAGAAGGCCTTCCAGCTTAGCTGGTGGTTCTGGTTGCTGATGACCGGTCTGGGCCTAGGAACAACGGTCAGCATCAAGTGGGTTGGTTTGTTTACCATCGCCTGGGTCGGAAGCTTGACCCTCATTCAACTCTGGGTTCTCCTCGGAGACACCAGAAATGTCACTCCGCGCGTTTGGGCCAAGCACTTTATGGCTCGTGCCTTTGCCCTGGTCATAATCCCGCTGGGCTTCTACATGGCCATGTTCGCCATCCACTTCCTCTGCCTGGTCAACCcgggtgacggtgacggctTCATGAGTTCCGAGTTCCAGTCCACACTCAATTCTAAAGGCATGCAGGATGTCGCAGCCGACGTCGCCTTTGGCAGCCGTGTCAGCATCAGACATGTCAACACTCAGGGAGGCTACCTGCACTCCCACCCGCTCATGTATCCCACCGGTagcaagcagcagcaaaTCACCCTTTACCCCCACAAGGACGAGAACAATCTCTGGCTTCTCGAGAATCAGACACAGCCCCTCGGAATCAACGGCGAACAGATCAACGGAACCCAGGCCTGGAATAACCTTCCTGAGCCCGTCTTCATCAAGGACGGCGATGTCGTTCGCCTATACCACATGCCCACCTTCCGCCGCCTGCACTCTCATGACGTCCGCCCCCCTGTGACGGAGGCTGACTGGCAAAACGAGGTTTCCGCTTACGGTTACGAGGGCTTCGAGGGTGACGCCAACGATCTCTTCAAAATTGAGATCGTCAAGAAGAAGTCGCTCAGCTCTGTCTCCAAGGAACGCCTTCGCACCATTGAGACCAAATTCAGACTGGTTCACATCATGACTGGCTGCGTTCTCTTCTCTCACAAGGTCAAGCTCCCCGAGTGGGCTTCAGAGCAACAGGAGGTCACTTGCGCAAGAGGAGGCACGCTCCCTAACAGTCTGTGGTATGTCGAGTACAACGAGCACCCCCAGTTGACTGGCGACAACGTTGAGAAAGTGAACTACCGTAATCCGGGCTTCTTCGGCAAATTTTGGGAACTTCAGAAGGTCATGTGGAAGACCAATGCCGGTTTGGTCGAATCCCACGCCTGGGACTCTCGTCCCAGCGCGTGGCCGATTCTCAAGCGTGGTATCAACTTCTGGGGCAGGGACAATCGTCAGATCTATCTGCTGGGCAACCCCATCGTGTGGTGGAGCTCTaccctcgccgtcgttgtcTATGTTCTCTTCAAGGGCATTGCAACTCTTCGCTGGCAACGCAACTGCAACGACTACTCCAACACCACCTTCAAGCGGTTTGACTACGAGATAGGCACTGCTGTGCTAGGCTGGGCCTTCCACTACTTCCCCTTCTACCTGATGGACCGTCAGCTCTTCCTCCATCACTACTTCCCGGCTCTTTACTTCGCTGTCATGGCATTCTGCTCGACCTTTGACTTTGCGACTGCTCGAATCTCGCTTGGTGGCATCCGCAACAACCCCATTGTCAACCGCGTTAGCGCTGTCGCCTTTTTGGTTCTCACGGCTGTCGTTTTCGTTCTGTTCTCCCCCCTGGCCTACGGTAACCCTTGGACTAAAGCTGAGTGCAACCGTGTCAAGGTCCTCAGCTCGTGGGATTTTGACTGCAACACCTTCCATGATAAC TACTCTCAGTATACGCCACTGCTCACCCATAAATCCTCTGTCTCTGGTGCCACTCCAACACCCGCAAAGTCCGAGGCTCCCGCCGCCCCTATCGGTGGACAAGCGGGTCAGATTCCCATCGGTGATGCCTTGAACGAGCAGCCGAAAGAGGCCGCCATCTCTGGGGTCCCGATTCAGAACGTGCTCTCCCGTGAGGAGAAGGTCGAGTATCGGGACCAGGACGGTaacctcctcgacgaagaGCAGGTCAAGGCCTTGGAGGGCAAGGTCGAATTCAAGACAAAATATGAGACGCGGACacgcgtcgtcgacgccagcGGAAACGAAGTACAGATTCCCGAGGGCGGTTGGCCGCAAGAGCAAGGCGGCAACGTTGCCCCGCCTCATCCTGATGTTCAGGGAGTGGATCCTgagaccaaggccaaggccgaagACTCAGCCGTTCCCAAGGTCGCTGAGAGCGTCCAGGGTCAAAAGGAGGCCGAACAGAAGAAGGCTAAGCCTGCaagcgacggcggcaaggaggcTACTGCTCAGGAAGAGCTTTGA
- a CDS encoding GDP/GTP exchange factor Sec2p, with product MARSPSPSPRATKTASRAPSVADMSILSSSVASSPALRPTTISSPDDDGELSTLPDPRSRAMSPASEAETVHHPDLNDEVATLSAKLINAINHQTTLDDSLSATRQELERAREKIKHLEEQTESQREMLAGDIWIRRKTAEDEKKIIMLRVTQEKKLREDAEKEKKRIEQELENLTTALFEEANNMVISAKEEARLEQEALQKKNDHLRSQLGDMEALLTSQQQQLADLKHVMEQMTAGEEDTMTGTAPSSPGFSKLDIKDDEGPEGFVASPPADPTTPTYPTSLTHLIQPVLRTDLGAYEDFVNLTRLSRNRAGSRVSSGSFNGLNGLGLGMGGSTSSAHPSNASTASLSTTGTPATSSPQTPNTPASVSSAASSNLGPPPPALKETKFFKRVLAEDVEPTLRLDIAPGLSWLARRSVLNAMSDGSIVVEPIPINAPFASLVKPQYYSCSLCGDARKDEEHLRTYRFRTSESDTAQRYPLCKYCLGRVRSTCDFLNFLRILKDGHWRADDEDAEKAAWEESVRLRERMFWSRIGGGVIPAGHPVTSSDKSPRISQESASVDAAPKIAATAVESSGDDVTPFATPSEETVIPLDLVASPARPETPCPSHRNSIQSLSPGNDGITEMERDRHLSINIPITQKQQPMANTSE from the coding sequence ATGGCCCGATCACCGTCCCCCAGCCCGAGGGCCACGAAAACTGCGAGTAGAGCACCGTCCGTTGCTGATATGTCCATTCTGTCTTCTTCTGTTGCCTCTTCACCGGCGCTGCGGCCTACGACAATATCGTCTCcagacgatgacggcgaacTCAGCACCTTGCCAGATCCGCGCAGCCGAGCTATGAGCCCTGCAAGCGAAGCCGAGACTGTCCATCACCCCGATTTAAACGACGAAGTTGCCACTTTGAGCGCCAAGTTGATCAACGCTATCAATCATCAGACAACTCTTGAtgactctctctctgctACGAGACAGGAATTGGAAAGAGCACGCGAAAAGATTAAGCACCTGGAGGAGCAAACCGAATCTCAACGGGAAATGCTTGCTGGCGACATCTGGATTCGTCGGAAGACCGCAGAAGATGAGAAGAAGATAATCATGCTCCGTGTTACGCAAGAGAAGAAGCTACGggaggacgccgagaaggagaagaagagaatcGAACAAGAACTGGAGAACCTGACCACGGCCTTGTTTGAAGAGGCCAACAACATGGTCATTTCTGCCAAGGAAGAGGCGCGACTGGAGCAGGAAGCCCTTCAGAAGAAAAATGACCACCTCAGGTCTCAGCTGGGCGATATGGAAGCCTTGCTGACCtcgcagcaacagcaacttGCTGATCTCAAGCACGTCATGGAGCAAATGACCGCTGGTGAAGAAGACACTATGACCGGAACCgctccctcctcgcccggctTCAGCAAACTAGATATcaaagacgacgagggcccGGAGGGATTTGTCGCCTCGCCTCCTGCGGACCCGACTACGCCGACCTATCCTACGAGCTTGACACATCTCATCCAGCCAGTTCTCAGAACCGACTTGGGTGCATATGAGGACTTTGTCAACCTCACACGTTTGTCTCGGAATCGCGCGGGAAGCCGTGTTTCGTCCGGCTCGTTCAACGGGCTTAACGGACTCGGCCTTGGAATGGGTGGTAGCACTTCGAGCGCCCATCCCTCCAACGCCTCAACTGCTTCTCTGTCTACCACCGGAACCCCTGCAACATCGTCGCCACAGACACCCAACACTCCGGCCTCCGTCTCAAGCGCAGCTTCATCCAATTTGGGGCCGCCCCCACCGGCTCTCAAAGAAACAAAGTTTTTTAAACGTGTCTtggccgaggatgtcgagcCGACACTCCGACTAGACATTGCCCCGGGTCTTTCTTGGCTTGCGCGTCGCAGCGTTTTGAATGCTATGAGTGACGGCTCGATTGTGGTCGAGCCAATTCCTATCAACGCACCGTTTGCATCACTTGTCAAGCCACAATATTACTCTTGCTCTTTGTGTGGCGATGCCcgcaaggacgaggagcacCTGCGAACTTACCGCTTCCGAACGAGCGAGTCCGACACAGCACAACGGTACCCCCTTTGCAAGTATTGCTTAGGCCGTGTGAGGTCTACTTGCGACTTCCTCAATTTTCTACGCATACTGAAAGACGGTCATTGGCGAgcggatgacgaggacgcaGAGAAGGCAGCTTGGGAGGAGAGCGTTCGCCTGCGCGAGCGAATGTTTTGGTCTCGCATAGGCGGCGGTGTTATCCCAGCTGGCCATCCTGTCACTTCCTCGGACAAGAGCCCAAGAATCAGCCAAGAAAGCGCCTCTGTGGATGCTGCACCAAAGATAGCCGCGACGGCAGTAGAAAGCTCCGGCGACGATGTCACTCCCTTTGCCACCCCTTCAGAGGAGACCGTGATTCCGCTGGACCTGGTGGCCTCGCCGGCTCGGCCAGAAACACCTTGCCCGAGTCATCGAAACTCGATACAATCTTTGTCACCTGGGAATGATGGTATTACAGAAatggagagagacagacatCTCTCTATCAACATTCCCATTACGCAGAAACAGCAGCCTATGGCCAACACCTCCGAATGA